A genomic window from Coccinella septempunctata chromosome 9, icCocSept1.1, whole genome shotgun sequence includes:
- the LOC123319939 gene encoding trypsin iota-like produces MLSSIVFLVTFELIIGVLQAGKVQQRIRYGSDAEDFSVLLLKKEIQVGFFTMEGTCTATLITPQIILTAAHCFDEGATRNYVTYGCSDLKSKSCKNMDVVAQTIHPKYVNTGKIRYDMTKMYYDIAVAKLASPLPGITPKNLPGPDQTPCGYATLMGWGKTQSGKATEVLQSTTLQIVDRPSFAIAEEAILVDENNGPSGIEGGDSGGPLLIGDTVFGVASSSGGRVWFGNRYASYMSVQYYSDFIQNAMRKYGGR; encoded by the exons ATGTTGAGTAGTATTGTTTTTCTGGTCACATTTGAACTCATTATTG GCGTTCTCCAGGCTGGGAAGGTGCAACAAAGAATCAGATATGGATCAGATGCTGAAGATTTTTCTGTTCTACttttgaaaaaagaaattcaagTTGGATTTTTTACTATGGAGGGCACATGCACGGCGACTCTCATAACACCACAGATCATTCTGACTGCAGCTCACTGTTTCGACGAAGGAGCAACGCGAAACTATGTAACGTATGGATGTTCCGATTTGAAAAGCAAGAGTTGTAAAAATATGGATGTTGTGGCTCAAACTATTCATCCGAAAtatgtcaatacaggaaaaattAGGTACGACATGACAAAAATGTATTACGATATTGCTGTGGCAAAATTGGCAAGCCCCCTACCAGGTATAACACCGAAGAATCTACCAGGACCCGACCAGACTCCGTGTGGCTACGCTACTCTTATGGGATGGGGTAAAACACAATCAGGAAAGGCCACAGAAGTACTGCAATCAACAACTTTACAGATTGTTGATAGACCTTCCTTTGCTATAGCAGAGGAGGCAATTTTAGTGGACGAAAATAACGGACCTTCCGGAATTGAAGGT ggtGATTCTGGCGGACCTTTGTTGATTGGCGATACTGTTTTTGGAGTAGCTTCATCATCTGGAGGTAGAGTATGGTTTGGAAACAGATACGCATCTTATATGAGTGTACAATATTATTCGGACTTCATACAAAATGCCATGAGGAAATATGGTGGAAGATAA